A single window of Gossypium hirsutum isolate 1008001.06 chromosome A10, Gossypium_hirsutum_v2.1, whole genome shotgun sequence DNA harbors:
- the LOC121208132 gene encoding disease resistance protein RPV1-like: MASSSSSFRQMMHQVFLIFGGEDTRLNFTSHLLKAFKDRGLNVFFDEKKLEKGEQLSQALSQAIAASNFLILVLSKDYASSKSCLSELSQIMNCKKTQGHIVLPIFYHVDPSHGTFKTSFGEHESKRSVDKVKRWKAAFTEVGTLKGWHIGGGKFDRSETEYIKDVVGYVLKKLNSNCTSVSEELVGIHDQKKKILGLIEQVDIRVIGLWGIGGIGKTSLADAVYKEVFPKFECSLFLQNISEKIKK, encoded by the exons ATggcatcttcttcatcttcttttcgTCAAATGATGCACCAAGTTTTCTTGATCTTCGGAGGTGAAGACACACGCCTTAACTTCACCAGTCATCTACTCAAAGCTTTTAAAGACAGGGGACTGAATGTCTTCTTCGATGAAAAAAAACTAGAGAAAGGGGAGCAACTTTCACAAGCACTTTCTCAAGCAATTGCAGCTTCAAATTTCTTAATCCTTGTTTTATCTAAAGACTATGCTTCTTCGAAATCATGTTTAAGTGAACTCTCTCAGATCATGAATTGTAAAAAGACTCAAGGACATATTGTTCTTCCCATCTTTTACCATGTTGATCCCTCCCATGGGACTTTTAAGACATCCTTCGGAGAGCATGAATCAAAGAGGTCGGTTGATAAAGTGAAGCGATGGAAAGCCGCCTTCACTGAAGTCGGTACATTAAAAGGGTGGCATATAGGAGGAGGCAAATTCGATAG atcTGAAACTGAGTACATTAAAGATGTGGTTGGATATGTTTTAAAAAAGTTGAATAGCAATTGTACAAGTGTTTCTGAAGAATTGGTGGGAATACATGATCAAAAGAAGAAGATTTTGGGGTTGATTGAGCAAGTGGACATACGTGTAATAGGACTTTGGGGAATAGGTGGTATTGGCAAAACTAGCCTTGCTGATGCTGTTTATAAGGAAGTCTTTCCAAAGTTTGAATGTAGTTTGTTTCTTCAAAACATTagtgagaaaataaaaaaatag
- the LOC107889361 gene encoding disease resistance protein RUN1-like encodes MASSSSSSTLMKYHVFLSFRDYASSKSCLVELSDIKIRKRSHGHTVIPIFYHVDPSNVRNIGGSFETSFEEHESKQATDTVQRWKSAFAEIGTLKGWHIEEGKFERPESEYIKDVVEYVIKKLTNIGFESASKELVGIEYQKNAILKLIKQNDCRVLGLWGMGGQGKTTLAEVVYKKISSEFESHCFLQNVREEIGNQGKKSLRNELLSKLLNSKVDIDTPSIGSTLTQERLNKKKVLVVLDDVDDHLDQIDYMGVKYFGFGSKTIITSRDRQVLESGGADKIHEVKRLNENDSLQLFSTFAFKQLNPAVGFQDLSRRFVKYTQGNPLALKVLGSDLNKRSIDYWESKVEKLKDCPPEKKISEALKSSYDGLDIVEQNIFLDIACFFKGEPIERTKHILSGCYKGVECGINKLVDKCLISVSSSRNFSLGFFGYCTTRHLEFPYIIDMHDTLEEMAKDIVCQESKNLGN; translated from the exons atggcttcttcttcttcatcttctactCTAATGAAGTATCATGTTTTCTTGAGCTTCAGAG ACTATGCCTCTTCGAAATCATGCTTGGTTGAACTCTCTGACATCAAGATCCGCAAGCGCTCTCATGGACATACTGTTATTCCCATCTTTTATCATGTTGATCCTTCCAACGTGCGAAATATTGGTGGGAGTTTTGAGACATCCTTCGAGGAGCATGAATCAAAGCAAGCAACTGATACAGTACAACGATGGAAATCTGCTTTTGCAGAGATCGGTACATTAAAAGGGTGGCATATAGAAGAAGGCAAATTTGAAAG ACCTGAATCTGAGTACATTAAAGATGTTGTTGAATATGTTATAAAAAAGTTGACGAATATTGGGTTTGAAAGTGCTTCTAAAGAATTGGTTGGAATAGAATATCAGAAAAATGCGATTTTGAAGCTGATTAAGCAAAATGACTGTCGTGTATTAGGACTTTGGGGAATGGGTGGTCAAGGCAAAACAACCCTTGCTGaggttgtatataaaaaaatctctTCGGAGTTTGAAAGTCATTGCTTTCTTCAAAATGTTAGAGAGGAAATAGGAAATCAAGGGAAGAAATCTTTACGAAATGAACTTCTTTCGAAATTATTGAACTCAAAAGTTGATATAGACACCCCCTCTATAGGATCCACTTTAACTCAAGAGAGACTCAACAAGAAGAAAGTACTCGTTGTccttgatgatgttgatgatcACTTAGACCAAATAGATTATATGGGGGTTAAATATTTTGGTTTTGGAAGTAAAACCATTATAACATCTAGAGATAGACAAGTGCTTGAGAGCGGAGGAGCTGACAAAATACATGAGGTGAAAAGGTTAAATGAGAACGATTCTCTTCAACTTTTTTCTACCTTTGCGTTTAAGCAGTTGAATCCCGCGGTTGGTTTTCAAGATCTATCCCGTAGGTTTGTAAAGTACACCCAAGGCAATCCACTTGCTCTTAAAGTTTTGGGTTCTGatttaaataaaagaagtatagatTATTGGGAAAGTAAGGTTGAGAAGCTAAAGGACTGTCCCCCAGAGAAAAAAATTTCAGAGGCTTTGAAAAGTAGTTATGATGGGCTAGATATAGTAGAGCAGAATATATTTCTTGACATTGCATGCTTCTTTAAAGGGGAACCCATAGAAAGAACAAAACATATTCTAAGTGGTTGTTATAAGGGTGTAGAGTGTGGAATCAACAAATTGGTTGACAAATGCCTGATCAGTGTCTCATCTTCTCGTAATTTCTCTCTTGGTTTTTTTGGTTATTGTACAACGCGCCATTTGGAATTTCCATATATAATTGATATGCATGATACGCTTGAAGAGATGGCAAAGGACATTGTTTGTCAAGAATCTAAAAACCTTG GGAACTGA